In Symmachiella dynata, the following are encoded in one genomic region:
- a CDS encoding globin domain-containing protein, which translates to MTNKDDITREDLEHVRLSFQRCKTHAEFSDIFYDHLAQQSSEIGPMFAATDMVKQNELLRVGIESLIDFSAGDADVEVEIRRLGVLHDRKHHAIQPALYPLWVNALVATIGETDSEVTPEITAAWQRVVAPGIALIGSYY; encoded by the coding sequence GTGACGAACAAGGACGATATCACCCGCGAAGATTTAGAGCATGTTCGGCTCAGCTTTCAACGTTGCAAAACGCATGCAGAATTTTCGGATATTTTCTACGATCATCTAGCGCAACAGTCGTCGGAAATCGGCCCCATGTTCGCCGCGACCGATATGGTCAAGCAGAACGAATTGTTGCGAGTGGGGATTGAAAGTCTGATCGACTTTTCAGCGGGCGACGCGGACGTTGAGGTCGAGATCCGCCGCTTAGGTGTGCTGCATGATCGCAAGCATCATGCGATCCAACCCGCGCTTTATCCGTTGTGGGTCAATGCCTTGGTGGCGACCATTGGCGAAACTGATTCCGAAGTTACGCCTGAAATCACGGCCGCGTGGCAGCGTGTGGTGGCTCCCGGGATTGCGTTGATCGGCTCGTACTATTGA
- a CDS encoding extracellular solute-binding protein encodes MRDRIRPILLATIAVSLFGLSWAVGMRSTESDIPPDRERVVFWHFWGGKYRHVVQDVVQRFNDSQTEFWVEEIAVPGQNLDMKFFMALAGGDFPDVLNQDDQIIGQWAERGALTPLDQLMPAEEYARLNDWLSPPAQKIGTYDGRLYALCNGLDIRMMFYRRDILAGRDVPTTLEEFNAITRQPSNDPTRIVYLPDDRRLWAWGIAFGGRFYDPDTGKITANDPAIVRALEWMVSYSQLHGLVKIRAFRSTNRETGSQSMLLEGSHGVMMDGQWRIEPLDAAVSDNFDYTVGPLPHPPEGNPNGGWVNGNFFLVPRGCKNPRGAWAFMKFWAGFDGHEAEAAQTAAAGGWIPASPNVVTQPTFQTFLNEHPNFRLFVEQAHSPNQWPTPNIPVQAYFFERINQATEEALALKASPQQALNTATQDIQRHLDALRAGNHKTQAK; translated from the coding sequence ATGCGTGATCGCATCCGACCGATTTTATTGGCAACGATCGCTGTGAGCCTATTCGGTCTCAGTTGGGCCGTTGGCATGCGTTCCACGGAAAGCGATATCCCCCCCGACCGCGAGCGCGTTGTCTTCTGGCATTTCTGGGGCGGCAAGTACCGGCATGTTGTTCAGGATGTCGTGCAGCGGTTCAATGACTCGCAGACCGAATTCTGGGTCGAAGAGATTGCCGTTCCGGGACAAAACCTCGACATGAAATTCTTCATGGCGCTTGCCGGCGGCGACTTTCCCGATGTGCTCAACCAAGACGATCAAATCATCGGCCAATGGGCAGAGCGCGGCGCACTCACCCCGCTCGATCAACTCATGCCGGCCGAAGAATACGCCCGGCTCAACGACTGGCTCAGTCCTCCCGCTCAAAAAATCGGCACCTACGACGGTCGACTGTATGCGCTCTGCAACGGCCTGGACATCCGTATGATGTTTTATCGCCGCGACATCTTAGCCGGCCGCGATGTTCCCACAACCCTCGAAGAATTCAATGCCATCACGCGGCAACCGAGCAACGACCCGACGCGGATCGTTTACCTCCCCGACGATCGTCGTTTGTGGGCTTGGGGCATTGCTTTCGGGGGTCGGTTCTATGACCCCGATACGGGAAAAATTACCGCCAACGATCCGGCCATCGTGCGAGCACTGGAGTGGATGGTCTCTTACAGCCAATTGCACGGCCTGGTAAAAATCCGCGCCTTCCGCAGCACCAACCGCGAAACCGGATCGCAATCAATGCTGCTCGAAGGCAGTCATGGTGTGATGATGGATGGCCAATGGCGGATCGAACCATTGGACGCGGCGGTGAGCGACAATTTTGATTATACCGTCGGCCCCCTGCCCCACCCTCCTGAGGGCAACCCCAATGGCGGTTGGGTGAACGGCAATTTTTTCCTCGTCCCTCGCGGCTGCAAAAACCCGCGTGGAGCATGGGCCTTCATGAAATTCTGGGCCGGGTTCGACGGCCACGAAGCCGAGGCCGCCCAAACCGCCGCCGCCGGAGGCTGGATCCCCGCCAGCCCAAACGTCGTCACGCAACCGACGTTCCAAACGTTCCTCAACGAGCACCCCAACTTCCGCCTATTCGTCGAACAAGCCCACAGCCCCAACCAATGGCCCACCCCAAACATCCCCGTGCAGGCCTACTTCTTCGAACGCATCAACCAAGCCACCGAAGAGGCCCTGGCATTAAAAGCCTCCCCCCAACAAGCCCTCAACACCGCCACGCAAGACATCCAACGCCACCTGGATGCGTTACGTGCCGGCAATCACAAAACACAAGCGAAGTAG
- a CDS encoding dicarboxylate/amino acid:cation symporter → MGQPATKTATSPPEQNARPAGHGTLYIVIAIIAAIAVAWVLPNWAIHLELGGQIFLRLLQMVVVPLVMASVMSGILGLGDVRKLGKPGAYAVLYYMSTTVLAVATGLLVVNLINPGQGIDPAIVTGAQEEAAEHVDKATAEIEKAAEGQEVSLGLIFKKLVLMLFTDNLLGSMVEVNLLPLIVFSIIFAGMLTTMGERSHTIATLVISINDTLMAFIMLLMKVAPLGIFCLVASRFGKANAEDKLDDLAGVLAGYMGTVLAGLAIHALITLPLLLYIFTRRNPFRFMVQMGQAVLTAFSTASSTATLPITMECAEVQAGVSKRSTEFVLPLGATVNMDGTALYEAAAAIFIANAYAAIDPSFDLNFVDQMTIAITATLAAVGAAGIPEAGLITLLIVLNAVGLPLTLVGLILPVDWLLDRFRTAVNAFGDSVGAAIVDTSFTDKPTDK, encoded by the coding sequence ATGGGACAACCTGCTACAAAAACCGCCACGAGCCCCCCGGAACAAAATGCTCGTCCCGCTGGGCATGGCACTTTGTACATCGTGATCGCGATCATTGCGGCCATCGCGGTGGCTTGGGTTCTCCCCAACTGGGCCATACACCTCGAACTGGGAGGGCAGATCTTTCTGCGGTTGTTGCAAATGGTCGTGGTGCCGTTGGTCATGGCCAGTGTGATGAGCGGAATCCTTGGCTTGGGCGACGTCCGCAAACTCGGCAAACCGGGCGCTTATGCCGTTTTGTATTACATGTCCACCACAGTTCTCGCTGTCGCTACCGGATTGTTGGTCGTGAATTTGATCAACCCGGGACAAGGCATCGACCCAGCCATCGTCACCGGCGCCCAGGAGGAAGCTGCGGAACATGTTGACAAAGCGACGGCGGAGATTGAAAAAGCGGCCGAAGGACAAGAGGTCTCGCTCGGCTTGATCTTCAAAAAACTCGTGCTGATGCTCTTCACAGACAATCTGCTCGGATCGATGGTCGAGGTCAACCTGTTGCCGCTGATCGTGTTTAGCATCATCTTCGCGGGGATGCTGACGACCATGGGGGAGCGGTCCCACACGATTGCCACGCTCGTCATCAGCATCAACGATACGTTAATGGCCTTCATCATGCTGTTGATGAAGGTTGCGCCGCTTGGAATTTTCTGTCTCGTTGCATCGCGATTCGGCAAAGCGAATGCCGAAGACAAACTCGACGATCTTGCCGGTGTTCTGGCCGGCTACATGGGAACCGTCCTCGCCGGCCTCGCCATCCATGCGCTGATTACCTTGCCGCTGTTGTTGTACATCTTCACCCGTCGCAATCCGTTTCGCTTCATGGTGCAAATGGGGCAAGCGGTGCTGACTGCATTTTCCACCGCCAGTTCAACCGCCACGCTGCCCATCACCATGGAATGCGCCGAAGTTCAAGCCGGCGTCTCCAAGCGCAGCACGGAATTCGTCTTGCCGCTCGGAGCCACAGTCAATATGGACGGCACCGCTCTCTACGAAGCGGCCGCTGCGATATTTATCGCCAACGCCTACGCGGCCATTGACCCCAGCTTCGACCTGAACTTCGTCGACCAAATGACAATCGCCATCACCGCCACCCTAGCCGCCGTCGGCGCTGCCGGAATCCCCGAAGCCGGTTTGATCACGCTGCTCATTGTGCTGAATGCCGTTGGGTTACCACTGACGCTCGTCGGTCTGATCCTGCCGGTCGATTGGCTGTTGGACCGCTTCCGCACCGCCGTAAATGCCTTCGGGGATTCCGTCGGCGCCGCCATCGTCGACACCAGCTTCACAGACAAACCGACCGACAAATAA
- a CDS encoding DUF3500 domain-containing protein, which translates to MTDDRRCPDVVGNGLVSLSRREFVSTVGAAATVASAVSLPNVILADEKKPQQPESLVKKLYGSLSETQRKQVCFDWDHVDDERGLLRSRVANNWQITDKEKYNVASAFYTKDQQEMIEAIFYGLYSADWKKQILKQLKDDAGGYGKQQTIAIFGQPDTGKFEFVMTGRHLTVRCDGDSADHVAFGGPIFYGHAAQSGTEAPDHPGNVYWHQAMKANALYKMLDGKQRKVALVEAAPEESAVDFQGKQGGFDGIRISELSRDQKEHAQGVLKTLLEPYRDSDQVEAMKLLDKQGGLDNCHLAFYQSEDIGDDGVWDIWRLEGPSFVWHFRGAPHVHVWVNVADDASVELNA; encoded by the coding sequence ATGACTGATGATCGACGATGTCCGGATGTTGTAGGGAATGGCTTGGTCTCCTTGTCGCGTCGCGAGTTTGTTTCCACCGTCGGTGCCGCAGCGACCGTCGCCTCGGCGGTCTCTTTGCCGAATGTGATTTTGGCGGATGAAAAGAAACCACAACAACCGGAATCCTTGGTCAAAAAACTGTACGGTTCGTTGTCCGAAACACAACGCAAGCAGGTCTGTTTCGATTGGGATCATGTGGACGATGAGCGGGGGCTGTTGCGGTCGCGTGTCGCCAACAATTGGCAGATCACCGATAAAGAGAAGTACAACGTCGCCAGTGCTTTTTACACCAAAGATCAGCAGGAAATGATCGAGGCGATCTTCTATGGGTTGTACAGCGCCGATTGGAAAAAGCAGATTCTCAAGCAGCTCAAAGACGATGCGGGGGGATATGGCAAGCAGCAAACCATCGCGATTTTCGGCCAACCGGATACCGGGAAGTTTGAATTCGTGATGACTGGCCGGCACTTGACGGTCCGTTGCGATGGCGACAGCGCGGATCACGTGGCGTTTGGCGGTCCGATCTTTTATGGACATGCTGCGCAATCAGGCACCGAAGCACCGGACCATCCGGGGAACGTGTATTGGCACCAGGCGATGAAGGCCAACGCGCTGTACAAAATGCTCGACGGCAAACAGCGTAAGGTGGCACTGGTTGAAGCGGCTCCCGAGGAAAGTGCGGTCGATTTCCAAGGCAAACAAGGCGGCTTCGATGGAATTCGGATCAGCGAACTGTCACGCGATCAGAAAGAGCATGCTCAGGGCGTTCTCAAAACGCTTTTGGAGCCGTATCGCGATTCGGATCAGGTCGAGGCGATGAAGTTGTTGGACAAACAGGGCGGTCTGGACAACTGCCATTTGGCATTTTATCAGTCCGAAGATATTGGCGATGACGGCGTCTGGGATATTTGGCGACTGGAAGGTCCGTCGTTTGTGTGGCACTTCCGCGGCGCTCCGCACGTCCATGTGTGGGTCAATGTTGCTGATGACGCTTCTGTTGAATTGAATGCTTAG
- a CDS encoding A24 family peptidase translates to MVESAHAAKILRAVILITAALWSVAAQSTLMAEDAPTTQSADDPARMSVIPAKPLHRHTVEEPPQSNWRFNAIYWYFAVCSFIIGACVGSFLNVVIYRLPLGMGLLRADSHCPRCKMPIAFRDNVPIFAWLKLRGRCRECAAPIPPRYMYVELATALIFLMLAFVELLSGGANLPGHTLVDTSVSPLAALNVELIGIYFTHCFLASALLCCVLIAADGHALPKSLVIPTIAVGLFSPFRADASLPLPANWPAADVTQAALGLVVGGLLGACIGIAERYDTDGKKRQRNLAIVLAIIGGYLGWDLSLLAAGLTVIALLTVSLFGKHLHFLEQIPTVFFPAMTVLLLIPFWSLWTAANRWSNLQLHTLVLICTVLILIIISLFARHLRIRHQTPHNAITPV, encoded by the coding sequence ATGGTCGAGTCCGCACACGCCGCAAAAATTTTGCGAGCCGTTATCCTGATCACGGCGGCCCTCTGGTCCGTGGCTGCACAGTCAACATTGATGGCAGAGGACGCTCCCACCACACAGAGCGCTGACGACCCCGCACGCATGTCGGTGATCCCCGCCAAACCCCTGCATCGCCACACCGTCGAAGAACCACCGCAATCCAACTGGCGATTCAATGCCATCTATTGGTACTTTGCCGTCTGCTCATTCATCATCGGTGCTTGCGTTGGCAGTTTTCTCAACGTCGTCATCTATCGTCTACCACTGGGCATGGGATTATTGCGGGCGGATTCCCATTGTCCGCGCTGCAAAATGCCAATTGCTTTTCGGGACAATGTGCCGATTTTTGCGTGGTTAAAATTGCGCGGACGCTGCCGCGAATGCGCCGCACCGATTCCACCCCGCTACATGTACGTGGAACTGGCCACAGCATTGATTTTCCTGATGTTGGCCTTCGTCGAATTATTATCCGGCGGCGCCAATTTACCGGGCCACACACTCGTTGACACATCCGTCTCTCCCTTAGCTGCGCTCAACGTTGAGTTGATCGGCATTTACTTCACACATTGCTTCTTGGCCAGCGCACTGTTGTGCTGCGTCTTGATCGCGGCTGATGGACACGCCTTGCCCAAGTCGCTCGTGATTCCCACGATCGCCGTTGGGTTGTTCTCACCCTTTCGCGCCGACGCCTCACTGCCCCTTCCAGCCAACTGGCCTGCCGCCGATGTGACGCAAGCGGCTCTGGGACTAGTCGTGGGTGGGCTATTGGGCGCCTGCATTGGCATCGCTGAGCGATATGACACTGATGGAAAAAAACGACAACGCAACCTCGCAATCGTTTTGGCAATCATCGGTGGTTACCTGGGCTGGGACCTGTCGTTGCTTGCCGCCGGTCTCACCGTGATTGCGTTATTGACCGTCTCCCTATTCGGCAAGCATCTCCATTTCTTAGAACAGATCCCCACCGTCTTCTTCCCCGCCATGACAGTCTTACTTCTCATCCCATTTTGGAGTTTGTGGACCGCTGCCAATCGATGGTCGAACCTGCAACTCCACACTTTGGTCTTGATTTGCACTGTGCTGATCTTGATCATCATTTCGTTATTTGCCCGGCACCTGCGAATACGACACCAAACGCCACACAACGCGATCACCCCTGTTTAA
- a CDS encoding NUDIX hydrolase has translation MPQEIFDIVDERDIVIGQAPRAEVHARRLMHRAVHIFLFNSRGEFLLQMRSAHKDEYPLTYTSSCSGHVDTGETYEVAASRELGEELGLSCPLEPLHKFAATPELAMEHSMLYRAVSDDEPVIDEYEIDFVRFHTLDEVRDMLATQPETFSPPLRELLSWYFQNIS, from the coding sequence ATGCCGCAGGAAATATTTGACATCGTTGACGAACGGGACATCGTGATCGGGCAAGCGCCACGAGCGGAGGTCCACGCGCGACGACTGATGCATCGCGCCGTGCATATCTTTCTGTTCAATAGCCGCGGCGAATTCCTGCTGCAAATGCGGTCCGCCCACAAAGACGAATATCCACTGACATACACCTCCTCCTGTTCAGGACATGTCGACACGGGCGAAACCTACGAAGTTGCCGCGTCGCGTGAACTGGGTGAAGAACTCGGCTTGTCCTGCCCCCTCGAACCGCTGCACAAATTCGCCGCCACACCAGAGCTGGCCATGGAGCATTCCATGCTCTACCGCGCCGTCTCCGACGACGAACCGGTCATCGACGAATACGAAATCGACTTCGTCCGCTTTCATACACTGGACGAAGTCCGCGACATGCTCGCCACACAACCGGAAACGTTTTCACCACCGCTGCGCGAACTGCTGAGTTGGTATTTCCAAAACATCTCTTAA
- a CDS encoding zinc ribbon domain-containing protein: protein MSTGFESDSDDFTCPNCGAAVAGGATFCRECGASDDTGWGEEEDDVDANYDEDEDFDYDEFIDREFPQHAPDGMRVTGKQLVIRVIAVILCLCLLWLGLGF from the coding sequence ATGTCGACGGGATTCGAGTCGGACAGCGACGATTTCACCTGCCCGAATTGTGGTGCGGCGGTGGCCGGCGGGGCGACATTTTGCCGGGAGTGTGGCGCGAGCGACGATACGGGGTGGGGCGAAGAAGAAGACGATGTCGACGCCAATTACGACGAGGACGAGGACTTTGACTACGACGAATTCATCGACCGCGAATTCCCACAGCATGCGCCGGACGGCATGCGGGTGACGGGCAAGCAGTTGGTGATTCGAGTGATCGCGGTGATCTTATGCCTGTGTCTGTTGTGGCTCGGGCTGGGGTTTTGA
- a CDS encoding DUF2784 domain-containing protein: MRLQRIVVCMQTLYSLLADAVVFLHGAYVAFVIFGLLAVLVGSLWGQRWVSNFWFRSLHLTMILVVVIESWLGIVCPLTTLEKFLREKAGMGDYTGDFIGRWVHDVLFMDLSPATFTVMYTLFGLSVVATLIIVPPRWPWRKSDSRTADDISG, from the coding sequence ATGCGTCTGCAGCGCATCGTAGTTTGTATGCAGACGCTGTATTCCCTACTTGCCGATGCCGTCGTGTTTCTGCACGGCGCCTATGTGGCCTTCGTGATCTTTGGCTTGCTGGCCGTATTGGTCGGATCACTCTGGGGCCAGCGGTGGGTCTCTAACTTTTGGTTTCGCAGTCTGCATTTGACGATGATTTTGGTCGTCGTCATTGAATCCTGGTTGGGGATTGTCTGCCCGTTGACGACGTTGGAGAAGTTCCTCCGTGAAAAAGCGGGGATGGGCGACTATACTGGTGACTTCATCGGACGGTGGGTGCACGATGTGCTCTTCATGGATTTGTCGCCCGCTACCTTCACGGTGATGTACACGCTATTCGGATTATCGGTGGTTGCGACATTGATCATCGTGCCGCCCCGATGGCCCTGGCGGAAATCGGATTCGCGGACTGCGGATGATATCAGTGGTTGA
- a CDS encoding carbohydrate ABC transporter permease — MQRPPRFAHPLLILLAVGFALPLVWMLFSSFKPPGQLESEMWPSEWHTENYAQALSAGNFGRYLANSIVLCVLNVLGTLLSCSVVAYGFARLRWPGRDLLFFVLIATMLLPFHVTMLPRFQLFAALGMYNTYWPLVLPSWLAGEAFYVFLLRQFFLTIPEELSEAARLDGAGEWTIFSRIIIPLAWPALATVALFQFLHTWNEFAGPLLYLNDPHKFPLAYALQQFVSAYNTEFGPLMAAAVMFTAPVIVLFFLAQKTFIRGIATTGLKG; from the coding sequence ATGCAACGCCCCCCACGTTTCGCCCACCCGCTGCTCATCCTCCTCGCCGTCGGCTTTGCGTTGCCGTTGGTGTGGATGTTGTTCAGTTCGTTTAAGCCGCCGGGACAACTCGAAAGTGAAATGTGGCCTAGCGAATGGCATACGGAGAATTATGCGCAAGCACTGAGTGCCGGGAACTTCGGCCGCTACTTGGCCAATTCTATCGTGTTGTGTGTGCTGAATGTGCTCGGCACGTTGTTGTCCTGTTCAGTTGTCGCTTATGGATTCGCGCGGCTGCGTTGGCCGGGGCGGGATTTGTTGTTCTTTGTGCTGATCGCCACCATGCTGTTGCCGTTTCATGTGACGATGCTGCCGCGGTTCCAATTGTTCGCCGCCCTGGGCATGTACAACACCTATTGGCCGCTGGTGTTGCCAAGCTGGTTGGCCGGGGAAGCATTTTACGTTTTTTTGTTGCGGCAGTTTTTCTTGACGATTCCGGAGGAACTCTCCGAAGCGGCGCGACTGGATGGTGCCGGCGAATGGACGATTTTCTCGCGGATCATCATTCCCCTTGCCTGGCCGGCGCTGGCTACGGTGGCGCTGTTTCAATTCCTGCATACCTGGAACGAATTCGCCGGACCGCTGCTATATCTCAATGATCCGCACAAATTTCCGCTTGCCTATGCCTTGCAGCAATTCGTCAGCGCCTACAACACCGAGTTTGGTCCGTTGATGGCGGCAGCGGTCATGTTCACCGCTCCGGTCATCGTGTTGTTTTTCCTAGCGCAAAAAACCTTCATCCGCGGCATCGCCACGACGGGTCTCAAGGGATGA
- a CDS encoding HEAT repeat domain-containing protein, with translation MMVAIIQKNRGRFVSLSLALAIGCSGSQGYNTVARPAGESDIAQAPQTSSPAVVVQQQTPQLQAPQSRQPVQPIATVRRPTNGTVRLVGHTEPQHKVIQRAAASHPQHVAPPISALHLTQMEKDRRSIGTKPETPVLILTTLPPKAEGDVAVLLSQVRSGDAATCREAIYQLGRRGEDAIAAAPTLTVMLRDRDHLIRVQAALALWRITQQAEFSVPTLADAINFSTPRAKSFAAVALAEMGPAAREAIPALKIAARKNSGKIRVQAAEALWTVAEGNRDALETMALALRDDDPEVRWAAAYALGDIAPKNPMIVDALARRLRDVNDGVRVAAAFALGEIGPSAKDAETVLTAAASDPNQEVRQAAAVALDRVRD, from the coding sequence ATGATGGTGGCAATTATCCAAAAAAACCGCGGACGATTTGTGAGCTTGTCCTTGGCGTTGGCCATCGGCTGTTCCGGATCTCAAGGGTACAACACGGTTGCTCGCCCAGCCGGTGAGTCGGATATTGCTCAGGCGCCACAGACCTCCTCCCCAGCGGTTGTGGTACAACAGCAAACTCCACAACTTCAGGCTCCACAGTCGCGTCAACCGGTTCAGCCAATCGCAACGGTTCGCCGTCCCACGAACGGCACAGTTCGCTTGGTGGGGCATACGGAACCACAGCATAAGGTGATTCAACGTGCGGCCGCCTCGCATCCGCAACATGTGGCCCCGCCGATTAGCGCACTGCACCTGACGCAGATGGAAAAGGACCGGCGTTCGATCGGTACGAAACCGGAAACGCCGGTCTTGATTCTCACAACGTTGCCGCCCAAGGCGGAAGGTGACGTCGCTGTCTTACTCTCGCAAGTTCGCTCGGGGGATGCGGCGACGTGTCGCGAAGCCATTTATCAGTTAGGCCGCCGGGGTGAAGACGCAATCGCAGCTGCACCCACATTGACAGTGATGCTGCGTGACCGCGATCACTTGATTCGCGTTCAAGCGGCATTGGCGCTGTGGCGGATTACTCAACAAGCGGAGTTTTCAGTTCCCACGTTGGCCGATGCGATCAACTTCAGCACGCCGCGAGCCAAGTCGTTTGCCGCTGTCGCGCTTGCGGAAATGGGACCGGCTGCCCGTGAAGCGATTCCGGCGCTGAAGATTGCTGCTCGGAAGAACTCGGGCAAAATTCGCGTCCAAGCCGCAGAGGCGTTGTGGACGGTTGCGGAAGGGAACCGCGACGCACTGGAAACGATGGCCTTGGCGCTGCGGGATGATGATCCGGAAGTCCGCTGGGCTGCCGCTTATGCATTGGGGGACATTGCTCCAAAAAATCCCATGATCGTCGACGCCTTGGCGCGTCGCCTGCGGGATGTCAACGACGGGGTTCGCGTTGCGGCCGCTTTTGCGTTGGGAGAAATCGGGCCGTCGGCGAAGGACGCGGAAACGGTTTTGACTGCCGCGGCCAGCGATCCGAACCAAGAAGTCCGCCAAGCAGCTGCAGTGGCGCTTGATCGTGTGCGAGACTAA
- a CDS encoding PilZ domain-containing protein: MSSDPWSRPTTDDLKRVLESIGDSEDHHDRAVERLDLSVPAEIVTSRGNIIACMTREISRLGIGLLHKGSVTPGVVLVKLASDSREFHYRVQLEWCHPCEGGMFISGGTFLEKVDPNE, from the coding sequence ATGTCGAGCGACCCCTGGAGCCGACCCACGACAGATGACTTGAAACGTGTTCTGGAAAGCATCGGCGATTCCGAGGACCATCATGATCGCGCGGTCGAGAGGTTGGATCTATCCGTGCCGGCTGAGATTGTCACTTCGCGGGGCAACATCATCGCCTGTATGACGCGTGAGATCAGCCGTTTGGGGATAGGACTGTTGCACAAAGGCTCGGTGACGCCTGGAGTCGTGTTGGTGAAATTGGCCAGCGACAGCCGCGAGTTTCACTATCGCGTGCAGCTGGAGTGGTGCCATCCTTGCGAAGGAGGTATGTTCATCAGCGGCGGAACATTTCTGGAAAAAGTCGACCCCAACGAGTAG
- a CDS encoding polysaccharide biosynthesis/export family protein yields MMPAYVIEPPDELLIQTVNNIRRRDDKLLPGDSLRILSNTTIPILPEDSEVTVSFKEIARAYLIENDGKVNLGPEYGKVEVAGMTIDEAQNAVLDHLNEIFINPPKLSVELEQLGGKQVVDGPHLVRMDGTVHLGVYGSVVVAGYTLEQAKMLLEEHLSQYILNPEVNVDVSGYNSKVYYIINDGGGEGDQLYSLPIKGNETVLDAFAQVGGLPTIGSKKKIWVARPAPAELDAEQILPVDWDAIVKGGSTRTNYQILPGDRIYVAADPMFASDIFIAKVIAPFERLFGFTILGNGAVRNIQQGTSFGGGGGGF; encoded by the coding sequence ATGATGCCGGCATACGTCATCGAACCGCCTGACGAATTGTTGATCCAAACGGTCAACAACATCCGTCGTCGCGACGATAAACTTCTTCCCGGGGATAGCCTGCGGATCCTGTCGAACACGACCATTCCGATCTTGCCGGAAGACTCTGAAGTCACGGTCTCATTTAAGGAAATTGCCCGCGCCTACCTCATCGAGAATGACGGCAAGGTCAACCTGGGGCCGGAATACGGCAAAGTCGAGGTCGCTGGAATGACCATCGACGAAGCTCAAAACGCGGTGCTGGATCACTTGAATGAAATCTTCATCAATCCTCCCAAGCTCTCTGTTGAGTTGGAACAACTCGGCGGTAAGCAAGTCGTCGACGGTCCGCACCTCGTCCGTATGGACGGGACCGTTCACCTGGGAGTTTACGGCAGCGTGGTTGTCGCCGGTTACACATTGGAACAAGCCAAGATGCTGCTCGAAGAGCACCTGTCGCAATATATCCTCAATCCGGAAGTCAATGTTGATGTCTCCGGCTACAACAGCAAGGTCTACTACATCATCAACGACGGAGGCGGCGAAGGAGACCAACTCTACAGCTTGCCGATTAAGGGAAATGAAACCGTGCTCGACGCCTTCGCCCAAGTTGGCGGACTGCCGACGATCGGTAGCAAGAAAAAGATCTGGGTCGCACGCCCCGCTCCGGCGGAATTGGATGCCGAACAGATTCTGCCGGTCGACTGGGATGCCATCGTCAAAGGGGGATCGACGCGAACGAACTACCAAATTCTCCCGGGTGACCGCATCTACGTAGCCGCCGACCCGATGTTCGCCTCAGACATCTTCATTGCCAAAGTCATTGCACCGTTTGAACGACTGTTTGGATTCACGATTCTCGGCAACGGTGCCGTGCGGAATATTCAGCAAGGTACCTCATTCGGAGGCGGTGGCGGCGGATTCTAA